Proteins from a genomic interval of Nodularia sp. LEGE 06071:
- a CDS encoding TonB-dependent receptor domain-containing protein gives MSKYFFLLPVALPSLFIAFPALATETEQVNSTIFNLSEIELPVTKAELLTQESIPIEVSPETQPEIESIPPDNPDIFIEVTGEKDPLPESTPVYVIDKEEIQEQGATSVADVLKRMPGFTINNVGPGADIHTGTYYRGASIEQSVFLINGRPINNNINTYHGGTDLNSIPVEAIERVELYSGVTSALYGSSAFGGVVNIITKAGYGQPKLTGSTEFGSLNLNNQQVSYSGAVGDAQYNFSFERYFIDNRYRVPVGAANRDPEGFLANADTATSTYFGSIGLDLDSKNSLNFDVKTLSSRRGLVYFGFPLQRDRLDHDGLNVGLSWKTRLGEGESSNLTTTLGYNQDYFSTYGPTAFAGQEFNRTGVLDTQQITARVDHAWKLTPSYQLRWGLDFKNTDLNSDTFSTRPDRIANNGTENRSLSNTALFAVNTLNISNNFQVDLGLRQSFDGEFGNYLNPSAGLRYALSPTVAMRGSWAGGQRNPGLDQLYVYDTVHGWEPNRDLTPETGSSWTAGVDVKLTNNLIGQFTYFGSSLDNRLGIIAGRWENIGLVNTNGLEAALRLQIAQGWSTFLNYTYTDAQIKTGTEAGLQLGFIPYSVAQAGVGYQNSGWNANLYLTYNSGTRRAFFNVPGETSRDFAPAFLNLDLSGRIPVTPNLGLTVYVENLLGEQYERVNRIYSPGLTFRVGLTSNF, from the coding sequence GTGAGCAAGTATTTTTTTCTCCTACCAGTTGCCTTACCGAGTTTATTTATAGCTTTTCCTGCCCTTGCTACTGAGACAGAACAGGTAAATTCCACTATTTTTAACTTAAGTGAAATTGAGTTACCTGTTACTAAAGCTGAATTATTAACTCAAGAATCTATACCGATTGAAGTTAGCCCGGAAACTCAGCCAGAAATAGAATCAATTCCCCCAGACAATCCAGATATTTTTATAGAAGTCACAGGTGAAAAAGACCCCTTACCTGAGTCTACCCCTGTTTATGTGATCGATAAAGAAGAAATTCAAGAACAAGGCGCTACAAGTGTAGCAGATGTATTAAAAAGAATGCCTGGTTTCACCATCAATAATGTTGGACCTGGTGCAGATATTCACACAGGGACATACTATCGGGGAGCTTCAATTGAACAGTCTGTATTTTTAATTAATGGTAGACCAATTAATAATAATATCAACACCTATCATGGCGGCACTGATTTAAATAGCATTCCTGTAGAAGCTATTGAACGAGTCGAACTATATAGTGGTGTAACCTCCGCTTTGTATGGTTCATCAGCCTTTGGTGGTGTGGTGAACATCATTACCAAAGCAGGTTATGGTCAACCGAAATTAACTGGGAGTACAGAATTTGGCTCACTAAATTTAAATAATCAACAGGTAAGTTATAGTGGAGCAGTTGGTGATGCTCAGTATAATTTCAGCTTTGAAAGATATTTTATAGATAATCGTTATCGTGTTCCCGTTGGTGCAGCCAATCGTGATCCTGAAGGATTTTTAGCGAATGCAGACACAGCCACCAGTACTTACTTTGGCAGCATTGGTCTGGATTTAGATAGTAAAAACTCTTTAAATTTTGATGTTAAAACACTCAGCAGTCGTCGTGGCTTAGTCTATTTCGGTTTTCCACTGCAAAGAGATAGATTAGACCATGATGGCTTAAATGTGGGCTTATCTTGGAAAACTCGCTTGGGTGAAGGCGAAAGTTCCAATCTCACCACTACACTCGGTTACAACCAAGATTATTTTAGCACTTATGGCCCCACAGCATTTGCGGGGCAAGAATTTAACCGTACAGGTGTTTTAGATACACAACAGATCACAGCTAGGGTAGATCATGCATGGAAATTAACGCCCAGTTATCAATTACGCTGGGGTTTAGATTTCAAGAACACTGACTTAAATAGTGATACTTTTAGTACAAGACCTGATAGAATTGCCAATAACGGCACGGAAAATAGAAGTTTATCAAATACAGCTTTATTTGCTGTTAACACTTTAAATATCAGCAACAATTTTCAGGTTGATTTAGGACTCAGACAAAGCTTTGATGGGGAGTTTGGTAATTATCTCAACCCTAGTGCTGGCTTACGTTATGCGCTCTCTCCCACAGTAGCAATGCGCGGAAGTTGGGCTGGGGGACAGCGTAATCCTGGGTTAGATCAATTATATGTTTATGATACTGTTCACGGTTGGGAACCTAATCGGGATTTAACACCAGAAACAGGCTCATCTTGGACTGCGGGCGTGGATGTTAAACTGACAAATAATTTAATTGGACAGTTTACTTATTTCGGCAGTAGTTTAGATAATCGCCTGGGAATCATTGCCGGCAGATGGGAAAATATTGGTTTAGTCAATACTAATGGTTTAGAAGCTGCATTACGATTACAAATTGCTCAGGGCTGGTCAACTTTTCTTAACTATACTTATACAGATGCTCAAATCAAAACAGGCACAGAAGCAGGTTTACAGTTAGGTTTTATTCCTTATTCTGTAGCTCAAGCTGGTGTAGGTTATCAAAATTCCGGCTGGAACGCTAATTTGTATCTTACCTATAACAGTGGCACTCGCCGAGCCTTTTTTAATGTCCCTGGTGAAACCAGCCGAGATTTTGCGCCTGCTTTCTTAAATTTAGATTTGAGTGGTCGGATTCCTGTCACGCCCAATTTGGGACTGACGGTTTATGTGGAAAATTTACTCGGTGAGCAATATGAACGAGTGAATCGCATCTACAGTCCTGGCTTGACTTTCCGTGTGGGTTTAACTTCAAATTTTTAA
- a CDS encoding TRADD-N-associated membrane domain-containing protein, whose product MSKNIMLSSSESNPLLTARLSIVQERIRQARYSFNFALIATALSFGISLVGAGYLIADKASEGAVTTAIGLVASMGYMQIAKDANNRLDKIADDLDTERL is encoded by the coding sequence ATGTCTAAAAATATCATGCTTTCTAGCTCTGAATCTAACCCTTTGTTAACAGCAAGACTAAGTATTGTCCAAGAGCGTATTCGTCAAGCACGTTACAGCTTCAATTTTGCCTTAATTGCCACCGCCCTATCTTTCGGCATCAGTCTTGTAGGTGCTGGGTACTTGATTGCCGACAAAGCATCAGAAGGGGCTGTTACCACTGCTATTGGACTCGTAGCTAGTATGGGCTATATGCAGATTGCCAAAGACGCAAATAACCGTTTGGACAAAATTGCAGATGATTTGGATACAGAGAGGCTTTGA
- a CDS encoding pentapeptide repeat-containing protein — translation MGRSHRVSAAGIEKVNKAFDRYGTTQECLGGLAGCTRQTVIKFFAGRPVEKRLFKTLCDTLELEWADIAELESEEVVTSKAVIMNKLRSVESETEVNSSTATVLQEELCSPQIIVTSNARTGKFVIKIPGDLNKFLQNTEEQKTLLEAVKKLAGDENAKIDKIERGSIKITFNVSPSGIKRLEELIKSGKLEDNLKEEQNKIYLVQRITHRAKGTELDLSDTNLSGTDLRGIDLSGIDLSCADLSNANLENANLENADLNCADVSGANLSGANLNNADFSDAIVKNAANLSGANLSGANLDRTDLSGANLSGANLSGATVKNAQFGDNPGITEDKKRELKQRGAIFEDSHGDRAEVFAR, via the coding sequence ATGGGGCGATCGCATCGAGTATCAGCAGCAGGAATTGAAAAGGTCAATAAAGCATTTGATAGATATGGTACAACGCAGGAGTGTCTAGGAGGCTTGGCAGGGTGTACTCGACAGACTGTAATCAAATTTTTTGCGGGAAGACCTGTTGAGAAGCGCTTATTTAAAACTCTGTGTGATACGTTAGAGTTGGAGTGGGCAGATATTGCGGAACTAGAGTCAGAGGAAGTTGTAACTTCCAAGGCTGTTATTATGAATAAACTCAGAAGTGTTGAATCTGAAACTGAAGTAAATAGCTCAACAGCAACAGTTCTGCAAGAAGAACTATGTAGTCCCCAAATTATTGTTACATCTAATGCCAGGACTGGGAAATTTGTTATTAAAATACCAGGCGATTTAAATAAATTTTTACAAAATACTGAAGAACAAAAGACTCTGCTAGAGGCGGTGAAAAAACTTGCAGGGGATGAAAACGCAAAAATAGATAAAATCGAAAGAGGCAGTATAAAAATAACCTTCAATGTTTCTCCATCTGGTATTAAAAGGCTAGAGGAACTGATTAAATCAGGCAAACTTGAAGACAATCTAAAGGAAGAACAAAATAAAATTTATCTAGTTCAAAGGATTACTCACAGAGCTAAAGGCACAGAACTAGACCTAAGTGACACTAATTTGAGCGGCACTGATTTACGTGGCATTGATTTGAGTGGGATTGATTTGAGTTGTGCTGACCTGAGCAATGCCAATTTAGAAAATGCCAATTTAGAAAATGCTGACTTGAATTGTGCAGACGTGAGTGGTGCAAACTTGAGCGGTGCTAACCTCAATAATGCTGACTTTAGTGATGCAATAGTTAAAAATGCTGCTAATTTAAGTGGTGCTAATTTAAGTGGTGCTAATTTAGATCGTACTGATTTAAGTGGTGCTAATTTAAGTGGTGCTAATTTAAGTGGTGCTACAGTTAAAAATGCTCAATTCGGAGATAATCCAGGAATTACTGAAGATAAAAAGCGTGAACTAAAACAACGAGGTGCAATTTTTGAAGATTCACACGGCGATCGCGCTGAAGTTTTTGCTCGCTAA
- a CDS encoding mobilization protein, protein MPTIHLVDGEKGGVGKSLLTRTMIQYCLDKRIPFVPVETDRSNPDVAGVYKGICQYAVFTEDERHADKADKIFEMAMSKPVIVNLAAQSHRSVKSWIEKNLLIELGRSEGVSFCKWFVSTGGYDSLNLFVQSVNTYGVHIPHILVRNLGLCDDWEHVESDVAIQNLVTQYNIKVVDFPKLAYKERNIIDQNRLTFAEAREYKEFGVLGKQRVIQFLKLAYSSFERVGIWYEEVK, encoded by the coding sequence ATGCCGACAATTCATTTAGTGGATGGTGAAAAGGGTGGAGTAGGAAAATCTCTGCTCACCAGGACAATGATTCAGTATTGTCTCGATAAAAGAATACCATTTGTACCAGTAGAAACTGATAGGTCTAATCCTGATGTAGCTGGTGTGTATAAAGGAATATGCCAGTATGCTGTATTTACCGAAGATGAACGCCACGCCGATAAAGCCGATAAAATCTTCGAGATGGCTATGTCAAAACCAGTCATTGTCAATTTAGCAGCTCAATCCCATCGCTCTGTCAAAAGCTGGATTGAGAAAAATCTGTTAATTGAATTGGGACGTTCTGAGGGAGTGAGTTTTTGCAAGTGGTTTGTATCCACCGGCGGATATGACAGCCTCAACCTGTTTGTGCAGTCAGTAAATACCTACGGTGTTCATATCCCGCATATTTTAGTCAGAAATTTAGGGCTGTGCGATGATTGGGAACACGTAGAGTCTGATGTTGCCATTCAAAATTTAGTTACGCAATATAACATTAAGGTAGTAGATTTTCCCAAACTGGCATACAAAGAGAGAAATATCATTGACCAAAATCGCCTGACTTTTGCGGAAGCGCGAGAGTATAAAGAATTTGGGGTGCTTGGTAAACAGCGAGTTATCCAATTTCTCAAACTTGCTTATTCTTCCTTTGAAAGAGTAGGAATCTGGTATGAAGAAGTGAAATAA
- the truB gene encoding tRNA pseudouridine(55) synthase TruB, whose translation MEGFLNLNKPFDWTSHDCVARVRKLLRLKRVGHAGTLDPAATGVLPIALGRATRLLQYLPENKAYKATIRLGVQTTTDDLQGEIISSQPCPELNFADVKTAMAQFNGKIEQIPPIYSAIQVDGKRLYDLARRGEIVEVPKRTVEIFHTEILDWRAGDFPELDVAIACGSGTYIRAIARDLGATLQTGGTLAALIRTASSGFNLTDSLTLTDLETQLQAGTFQPSVLDIALQHLPSVTLPAISAQKWCQGQKMPLTLDFSGITRVYDQETCLLGIGKLQDGVLIPTTVLKN comes from the coding sequence GTGGAAGGTTTTCTTAACTTAAACAAACCCTTTGACTGGACATCTCACGACTGCGTGGCGCGGGTGCGAAAGCTCTTGCGCCTCAAACGTGTAGGACACGCCGGAACCTTAGACCCAGCCGCTACCGGAGTCTTACCCATCGCCCTGGGGAGAGCTACGAGATTATTACAATATCTGCCAGAAAACAAAGCCTACAAAGCCACTATCCGCTTAGGTGTGCAGACGACAACCGACGATTTGCAAGGAGAAATCATTAGTTCTCAACCTTGTCCAGAATTGAATTTTGCCGACGTGAAAACTGCAATGGCACAATTTAACGGCAAAATTGAGCAAATCCCCCCAATTTACAGCGCCATTCAAGTAGATGGAAAACGCCTCTACGACTTAGCACGCAGAGGGGAAATAGTAGAAGTTCCCAAACGCACAGTGGAGATTTTTCATACAGAGATTTTAGATTGGCGAGCCGGAGATTTTCCGGAATTGGATGTGGCGATCGCCTGTGGAAGTGGTACATATATTAGAGCGATCGCCCGTGACTTAGGCGCAACCCTCCAAACTGGTGGTACTCTCGCCGCCTTAATCCGCACAGCCAGTAGTGGTTTCAACCTCACAGATAGTCTCACCCTCACTGACTTAGAAACACAATTACAAGCAGGGACATTTCAACCCAGCGTTCTCGATATCGCCTTACAACATTTACCATCCGTGACATTACCCGCCATATCTGCTCAAAAATGGTGTCAGGGGCAAAAAATGCCACTAACTCTCGATTTTTCTGGGATAACCAGAGTTTACGACCAAGAAACTTGCCTTCTAGGTATAGGAAAACTCCAAGACGGTGTGCTAATCCCCACAACAGTATTGAAAAATTAA
- a CDS encoding PAS domain-containing protein: MNLETFVQQVKLLHGRLANLCQYETAALQPGSDLLTELAMGAQMLEIATEKLYQQTQKLAIAQARVRTEFQRYQDLFEFMPSAYLVTDTQGKIAEANRAASKLFNLQQPFLVNKLLVCFISVEDRQKFRLKFSELGKSEFKYVQEWRFRIQPRHSQPFDAALTVAPLCDVKGNFIAWRWLLRDITEDKSNKHDSKQAGIASAKHTSSINLTPT, from the coding sequence ATGAATCTAGAGACATTTGTCCAGCAGGTAAAGTTACTGCATGGACGTTTAGCTAACTTATGCCAATATGAGACCGCAGCACTACAGCCGGGATCTGATTTACTGACGGAACTGGCAATGGGGGCGCAAATGCTAGAGATAGCTACAGAGAAACTATACCAGCAAACTCAAAAATTGGCGATCGCTCAAGCACGAGTCAGAACAGAATTTCAGCGCTACCAAGACCTGTTTGAGTTTATGCCCAGTGCTTACTTAGTCACTGATACACAAGGAAAAATTGCCGAAGCCAATCGTGCTGCTAGCAAACTTTTCAATCTTCAACAGCCATTTTTGGTCAACAAATTGCTAGTCTGTTTTATCTCAGTAGAAGACCGCCAGAAATTTCGTTTGAAATTTAGCGAGTTGGGAAAGAGTGAGTTTAAGTACGTGCAGGAGTGGAGATTCCGCATACAGCCCCGTCACAGTCAGCCTTTTGATGCGGCTCTAACTGTAGCACCTCTTTGCGACGTTAAAGGCAATTTTATCGCCTGGCGATGGCTCCTACGTGATATTACTGAAGATAAAAGTAATAAGCATGACTCCAAACAAGCGGGCATCGCATCCGCCAAGCATACTTCAAGTATAAATTTAACCCCCACCTAA